From a single Microbacterium terrisoli genomic region:
- a CDS encoding MDR family MFS transporter, giving the protein MSETVSPAGAPPAMNHRQVLEALSGLILGMFVSMLASTVVSSSLPVIIHDLDGDQAAFTWVITATLLTTAISTPIWGKLADLFNRKFLYQLAIVVFVLATAGAGFSQNPEMLITFRAVQGIGAGGLAALSQVIMADILSPRERGKYMGLFGAVMAVATVGGPLLGGVLTDAWSWRWNFYVALPVAIIALILVQKTLRLSPHARRKVSIDYTGIVLLSAAVSLLLIWVSIAGTATGFPWNSWQSYLMVGGAALATVVFIIVELRSKEPLVPLSMFRNRTFTLAVVASISTGIAMFGASVFLSQYMQLARGATPTQAGLMTIPMIGGLLVASVLIGWLVSKYGHWKPYLILGGALLIAGSYLLSTIHYDTDFVLVSLFMFLLGAGVGMTMQNLVLIVQNTCKPSEIGVASSGVTFFRSLGGTVGVAVMGAALAAKVTDLMKEHMPDLVKAIMSLGDKAPYWQAQLASGALPKVSDMPHALSTIIEDIYAQGISHSFLIGVPFAVVSLLAILFLPNVSLTRMTNDERLHAGEADLATVSVEEGMSVLTATGSIGVVDEVDAAAATSGPAGDAPGSSGR; this is encoded by the coding sequence ATGTCTGAAACCGTCTCCCCTGCCGGCGCCCCGCCGGCGATGAACCACCGCCAGGTGCTCGAGGCCCTGTCGGGCCTGATCCTCGGCATGTTCGTGTCGATGCTGGCCTCCACCGTGGTCTCCAGTTCGCTGCCGGTCATCATCCACGACCTCGACGGCGACCAGGCTGCCTTCACCTGGGTCATCACCGCGACCCTGCTCACCACCGCGATCTCGACCCCCATCTGGGGTAAGCTCGCCGATCTGTTCAACCGCAAGTTCCTCTACCAGCTGGCGATCGTCGTGTTCGTGCTGGCCACGGCGGGCGCCGGGTTCTCGCAGAACCCCGAGATGCTCATCACATTCCGTGCGGTGCAGGGCATCGGCGCCGGCGGCCTCGCCGCCCTCAGCCAGGTCATCATGGCCGACATCCTCAGCCCCCGCGAGCGCGGCAAGTACATGGGCCTGTTCGGCGCCGTGATGGCCGTCGCCACCGTCGGCGGCCCGCTGCTGGGCGGTGTGCTCACGGACGCGTGGAGCTGGCGCTGGAACTTCTACGTCGCCCTTCCTGTGGCCATCATCGCGCTGATCCTCGTGCAGAAGACCCTGCGCCTCTCGCCGCACGCACGCCGCAAGGTCTCCATCGACTACACCGGCATCGTGCTGCTGTCGGCGGCGGTGTCGCTGCTGCTGATCTGGGTGTCGATCGCCGGCACCGCCACCGGGTTCCCCTGGAACAGCTGGCAGAGCTACCTCATGGTCGGGGGCGCGGCGCTTGCCACCGTGGTGTTCATCATCGTCGAGCTGCGCTCGAAGGAGCCGCTGGTTCCGCTGTCGATGTTCCGCAACCGCACCTTCACCCTCGCCGTGGTCGCCTCCATCTCCACCGGCATCGCGATGTTCGGCGCCTCGGTGTTCCTGAGCCAGTACATGCAGCTGGCCCGCGGCGCCACACCGACCCAGGCAGGGCTCATGACCATCCCGATGATCGGCGGCCTGCTCGTGGCATCCGTGCTCATCGGCTGGCTGGTCTCGAAGTACGGACATTGGAAGCCCTACCTGATCCTCGGCGGTGCGCTGCTGATCGCCGGCTCGTATCTGCTGTCCACGATCCACTACGACACGGACTTCGTTCTCGTCTCGCTCTTCATGTTCCTGCTCGGCGCGGGCGTGGGGATGACGATGCAGAACCTCGTGCTGATCGTGCAGAACACGTGCAAACCGAGTGAGATCGGCGTGGCCAGCTCGGGCGTCACGTTCTTCCGCAGCCTGGGCGGCACGGTGGGCGTCGCGGTGATGGGTGCGGCCCTGGCCGCCAAGGTGACCGACCTCATGAAGGAGCACATGCCCGACCTCGTCAAGGCCATCATGAGCCTCGGCGACAAGGCCCCGTACTGGCAGGCGCAGCTGGCCAGCGGTGCGCTGCCGAAGGTGTCGGACATGCCGCACGCGCTGAGCACGATCATCGAGGACATCTACGCCCAGGGCATCTCGCACTCGTTCCTGATCGGCGTGCCGTTCGCCGTGGTCAGCCTGCTGGCCATCCTCTTCCTGCCGAACGTGTCGCTCACGCGCATGACCAACGACGAGCGTCTGCATGCCGGTGAGGCCGACCTCGCGACCGTCTCGGTCGAAGAAGGCATGAGCGTGCTGACGGCCACCGGGAGCATCGGCGTCGTGGACGAGGTGGATGCCGCAGCCGCGACATCCGGTCCCGCCGGCGACGCTCCGGGATCGAGCGGGCGATGA
- a CDS encoding MarR family winged helix-turn-helix transcriptional regulator: protein MITSIRTVAAPAEGAATGGAAGDDPRRLAVRSLEGAFSQLFTQLRRVYAQAAEAVSPGMMPGTFKVFTVIERMGSVTVSTLAERMDSDKSLISRSVSELEGLGLIERTADPSDGRIRLISITALGRSRLESVRYPYMDRLGDVLDEWPVEQIDRLTVLLQALASGDVPEA from the coding sequence ATGATCACCTCCATCCGCACGGTGGCAGCTCCCGCCGAGGGGGCTGCCACCGGCGGCGCCGCGGGGGACGACCCCCGGCGGCTCGCCGTGCGCTCCCTCGAGGGCGCGTTCTCGCAGCTTTTCACCCAGCTGCGCCGGGTCTATGCGCAGGCGGCCGAAGCGGTCAGCCCCGGCATGATGCCGGGCACCTTCAAGGTGTTCACCGTCATCGAGCGGATGGGCTCGGTCACCGTCTCGACGCTGGCCGAGCGCATGGACTCCGACAAGAGCCTGATCAGCCGCTCGGTCAGCGAGCTGGAGGGGCTCGGCCTGATCGAACGCACCGCCGACCCCAGCGACGGGCGCATCCGCCTGATCAGCATCACCGCACTCGGTCGGAGCCGACTCGAGTCGGTGCGCTACCCCTACATGGACCGCCTCGGCGACGTGCTGGACGAGTGGCCGGTCGAGCAGATCGACAGGCTCACCGTGCTGCTGCAGGCCCTGGCCTCCGGCGACGTGCCCGAGGCCTGA
- a CDS encoding LysR family transcriptional regulator ArgP yields the protein MMHIPVELAQTLAVVIDEGTLDAAARRLHVTPSAVSQRIKALEEQLGRVCLIRAKPARATEAGAAVVRLARQLALLERDALGELGVDDDHVRFSVALAVNADSLGTWFLEPLAQLVQQHPVVFELHRDDQDFTAEMLESGTVVGAVTSRAQPVAGCRVVPLGVMRYEAVATPEYVSRWFADGVTPAALAAAVRVDYDRRDDLQSEWLRGRGVDTQPPRHYVPASNDFARAVLRGMGWGLLPLFQSDAALADGSLVRLGGAPADVPLYWQQWNLRSALLDAVADAIVSEGRRVLRG from the coding sequence ATGATGCACATTCCGGTCGAACTGGCACAGACCCTCGCCGTCGTGATCGACGAAGGGACGCTGGATGCCGCGGCGCGCCGCCTGCATGTGACCCCATCGGCGGTCAGTCAGCGCATCAAAGCGCTCGAGGAGCAGCTCGGCCGCGTGTGCCTGATCCGGGCGAAGCCTGCGCGCGCGACCGAGGCCGGCGCCGCCGTCGTGCGCCTCGCCCGACAGCTGGCCCTGCTCGAGCGCGATGCGCTCGGTGAACTGGGCGTCGACGACGACCACGTGCGCTTCAGTGTCGCACTGGCGGTGAACGCCGACTCGCTGGGCACGTGGTTCCTCGAGCCCCTCGCGCAGCTCGTGCAGCAGCATCCGGTCGTCTTCGAACTGCACCGCGACGATCAGGACTTCACGGCAGAGATGCTCGAGTCCGGCACCGTGGTGGGCGCGGTGACCTCGCGTGCGCAGCCGGTCGCCGGCTGCCGCGTGGTGCCGCTGGGGGTGATGCGATACGAGGCGGTGGCCACTCCTGAGTACGTCTCGCGCTGGTTCGCCGATGGGGTGACGCCGGCGGCGCTGGCGGCAGCGGTGCGCGTGGACTACGACCGTCGTGACGATCTGCAGAGTGAGTGGCTGCGCGGCCGCGGCGTCGACACGCAGCCGCCGCGCCACTATGTCCCCGCCTCCAACGACTTCGCACGCGCGGTGCTGCGGGGGATGGGGTGGGGGCTGCTGCCGCTCTTTCAGTCAGACGCGGCGCTGGCCGACGGGTCTCTCGTGCGTCTGGGCGGCGCGCCGGCAGATGTGCCGCTGTACTGGCAGCAGTGGAACCTGCGCTCTGCGCTGTTGGATGCGGTGGCCGACGCGATCGTGTCGGAAGGCCGTCGCGTCCTGCGCGGGTGA
- a CDS encoding LysE/ArgO family amino acid transporter — MLSSLLAGLGLGLSLIVAIGAQNLFVLRQGLRREHVLAIALVCTVSDVVLIVVGVSGIGLILHTAPWLAAVMRYAGAAFLVVYAILALRRAWRPNGQALRVDAADPTAGRAGVAATGRTATATTARLAPVLATCLALTWLNPHVYLDTVFLLGSVSSTHGDMRWWFALGSACASALWFFTLAYGARYLGRWLSTRRAWRILDGVIGVVMLALATNLVVAA, encoded by the coding sequence GTGCTCTCGTCGTTGCTCGCCGGACTCGGTCTCGGCCTCTCGCTCATCGTCGCCATCGGCGCGCAGAACCTGTTCGTGCTGCGACAGGGCCTGCGACGCGAGCACGTGCTGGCCATCGCCCTGGTGTGCACCGTGTCGGACGTTGTGCTCATCGTCGTGGGCGTATCGGGGATCGGGCTCATCCTGCACACGGCGCCGTGGCTGGCCGCGGTCATGCGCTACGCGGGGGCGGCCTTCCTCGTGGTGTATGCGATCCTCGCGCTGAGGCGCGCGTGGCGGCCGAACGGCCAAGCGCTGCGGGTGGATGCCGCGGACCCGACCGCGGGTCGGGCTGGCGTCGCCGCAACGGGTCGGACGGCGACGGCGACCACCGCGCGGCTGGCCCCCGTGCTGGCGACGTGCCTGGCGCTGACGTGGCTGAACCCGCACGTCTACCTCGACACGGTGTTCCTGCTCGGCTCGGTGTCTTCCACGCACGGCGACATGCGCTGGTGGTTCGCGCTGGGGTCCGCCTGCGCGAGCGCCCTGTGGTTCTTCACGCTGGCGTACGGTGCGCGGTACCTGGGCCGGTGGCTGTCGACTCGTCGGGCATGGCGCATCCTCGACGGCGTGATCGGAGTCGTGATGCTGGCGCTGGCGACGAACCTCGTCGTGGCGGCGTGA
- a CDS encoding acylphosphatase codes for MPAMMGRMRRVHVIVSGAVQGVGYRYTLRLVADDAGVTGWVRNRRDGTVEAEIQGTAEQVDAVLAWMAEGPPGALVASAHVADARVLKPTAPETVGFQVHPTV; via the coding sequence ATGCCTGCGATGATGGGCCGTATGCGCCGGGTGCACGTGATCGTCTCGGGAGCGGTCCAGGGGGTGGGCTACCGTTACACGCTGCGCCTGGTCGCCGACGATGCCGGCGTCACAGGGTGGGTGCGCAATCGGCGTGACGGCACCGTGGAGGCCGAGATCCAGGGCACAGCCGAGCAGGTGGATGCCGTGCTCGCCTGGATGGCCGAAGGCCCGCCCGGCGCGCTGGTCGCCAGCGCGCATGTCGCCGACGCGCGTGTGTTGAAGCCCACAGCCCCCGAGACCGTCGGCTTCCAGGTGCACCCGACCGTGTGA
- a CDS encoding SRPBCC family protein — protein MKLEHRFVVPAPPEAVWEALDHLDEYAPCLPGAALTGVDGDEFTGTVKVKLGPVSMTYSGTGRFIERDTGAGQVVVEAKGKDKRGNGTAGATVTAHIVAEGDGTAIDMVTDLSVTGKPAQFGRGVIQDISDKLLGQFVECFSAKLAAAASGEDAAGASGGDAAAVGDDGTNPAAPAAPVTAAGAKKPSAPTAAEQPATAAKAGAPASTPAPAARPTPHPVPPAPAAELDLMSTVMPVILRRYAPAIAFAAGLLLGLLLRRRSR, from the coding sequence ATGAAGCTCGAGCACCGCTTCGTCGTGCCTGCACCGCCCGAGGCGGTGTGGGAGGCACTGGACCACCTGGACGAGTACGCGCCCTGCTTGCCGGGGGCGGCGCTGACCGGTGTGGACGGTGACGAGTTCACCGGCACCGTGAAGGTCAAGCTCGGCCCGGTCTCGATGACCTACAGCGGCACGGGACGCTTCATCGAGCGCGACACCGGAGCAGGCCAGGTCGTGGTCGAAGCCAAGGGAAAAGACAAGCGCGGCAACGGCACCGCCGGGGCGACGGTCACCGCGCACATCGTGGCTGAGGGCGATGGCACCGCCATCGACATGGTCACCGACCTCTCCGTGACCGGCAAGCCGGCCCAGTTCGGGCGTGGAGTCATCCAGGACATCAGCGACAAGCTGCTCGGCCAGTTCGTCGAGTGCTTCTCGGCGAAGCTTGCTGCAGCCGCGTCGGGCGAGGATGCCGCGGGCGCGTCCGGCGGCGATGCGGCGGCGGTCGGCGACGACGGGACGAACCCCGCCGCCCCTGCCGCACCGGTCACCGCCGCCGGCGCGAAGAAGCCGTCCGCTCCGACGGCGGCGGAGCAGCCCGCCACCGCGGCGAAAGCGGGCGCGCCGGCGAGCACTCCCGCTCCAGCCGCCCGTCCGACTCCGCACCCGGTGCCGCCGGCGCCGGCTGCCGAGCTCGACCTCATGTCCACGGTCATGCCGGTCATCCTTCGGCGCTACGCGCCGGCGATCGCCTTCGCCGCGGGCCTGCTGCTCGGCCTGCTGCTGCGCCGTCGCTCCCGCTGA
- a CDS encoding FAD binding domain-containing protein: protein MIPVAFDYAAPTTLDEALAALAEAGDDGKLLAGGQSLIPVLKLRMAAPSVLVDLGRIDSLRGIREDGDALVIGAMTTHHQVANDPLVARFAGLITQAARVIADPQVRHRGTFGGALVHADPAADLPAPTLALDAEFVVVGPGGTRTIAAADFFEDLFTTAVGEDEILTEVRIPKREGWGTHHEKFTRTAQQWPVVGVSVAVRVQDGAIAEARIGMANMASVPVRATATEAALAGIAVGTDVATEAAIGAAVAGVAEGTNPPDDANGDPAYRRHLAEVLTRKAVVAAMMGAAG, encoded by the coding sequence ATGATCCCCGTGGCGTTCGACTATGCGGCACCCACGACGCTCGACGAGGCGCTGGCAGCTCTCGCCGAGGCCGGCGACGACGGCAAGCTGCTGGCGGGCGGGCAGAGTCTGATCCCGGTGCTCAAGCTGCGGATGGCGGCGCCGTCGGTGCTCGTGGACCTCGGCCGGATCGACTCGTTGCGCGGCATCCGTGAAGACGGCGATGCGCTGGTGATCGGGGCGATGACCACGCACCACCAGGTCGCGAACGATCCGCTGGTCGCGCGCTTCGCGGGACTGATCACCCAGGCGGCGCGGGTGATCGCCGATCCGCAGGTCCGGCACCGCGGCACGTTCGGCGGCGCGCTCGTGCACGCCGACCCGGCAGCCGACCTGCCGGCGCCCACGCTGGCGCTGGACGCCGAGTTCGTCGTGGTCGGACCGGGAGGCACCCGCACGATCGCCGCCGCAGACTTCTTCGAGGACCTGTTCACGACCGCCGTGGGCGAGGACGAGATCCTCACCGAGGTGCGCATACCCAAACGCGAAGGATGGGGCACCCACCACGAGAAGTTCACCCGCACGGCGCAGCAGTGGCCGGTGGTCGGCGTCTCTGTGGCCGTCCGGGTGCAGGACGGAGCGATCGCCGAGGCCCGCATCGGCATGGCCAACATGGCGTCCGTTCCGGTGCGCGCCACCGCGACCGAAGCCGCTCTGGCCGGCATCGCCGTGGGCACCGACGTGGCCACCGAGGCCGCGATCGGTGCGGCGGTGGCCGGTGTCGCCGAGGGGACCAACCCGCCCGATGACGCGAACGGCGACCCCGCCTACCGCCGGCACCTGGCCGAAGTGCTCACCCGCAAGGCCGTTGTGGCCGCGATGATGGGGGCGGCCGGATGA
- a CDS encoding xanthine dehydrogenase family protein molybdopterin-binding subunit, producing the protein MTTAEIGAPRTRKEDQRLITGHSRYTDNMVLAGMLHIALLRSPFAHAKITSLNVDAARRAPGVVSVLTGQDVAAEQGSIPSAWPVTPDQKAAPYLPIAIDHVAFSGEIVACVIARTAAQARDALDEIDVDYEELPVVLDLEEAFTDEVLAQPSLGTNLSARWVFDSAQAGTGGDAEKALADSEVVLERTYYQQRLIPAFMEPRSTVVDPTGDQLTMWSATQVPHILKLMLSLALGIPESKVRVIAPDVGGGFGGKLAVTTEEFITVLAARHTGKPCKYTETRTESLMGAHHGRAQVQRIKVGAKRDGTVTALSVNLLADMGAYQSLIGGGIPILGAFMFNAIYKFPAYRFECNNLFTNKVVTGAYRGAGRPEATYAIERAMDDLAAELGMDPIELRRKNWIRHEEFPFTTVAGLEYDSGNYEAATDKALEMFGYDALRAEQKERRESGDVVQLGIGVSTYTEMCGLAPSRVLGSLDYAAGGWEHAQVRILPTGQVEVVTGISPHGQGHETSYSQIVADRLGVAFDDVIILHGDTQVAQKGMDTYGSRSLVVGGMAVVAAADKVIEKAKTVAAHLLEANRDDIEFADGRFGVKGTDAGMTLAEIAFATFAAHNMPDGFEPSLDSDATFDPVNFNFPHGTHLAAIEVDTETGRVKLRNYVCVDDIGNVINPLLVDGQVHGGLAQGISQALFEEAVYDDAGTLVSGSFVDYLLPSAADLPSFTTARTVTPALTNALGVKGVGEAGTIASTPAIINGIVDALRPYGVGDIHMPATPARVWHAIQDARADTGSPAETTTGGAS; encoded by the coding sequence ATGACCACCGCCGAGATCGGGGCCCCGCGCACCCGAAAAGAAGACCAGCGGCTGATCACCGGCCACAGCCGGTACACCGACAACATGGTGCTGGCCGGCATGCTGCACATCGCGCTGCTGCGCAGCCCCTTCGCCCACGCGAAGATCACGTCGTTGAACGTGGATGCCGCGCGCAGGGCACCGGGGGTCGTCTCGGTGCTGACCGGGCAGGATGTCGCCGCAGAGCAGGGCAGCATCCCGTCGGCGTGGCCGGTCACTCCCGACCAGAAGGCCGCACCGTACCTGCCGATCGCGATCGACCATGTCGCCTTCTCGGGCGAGATCGTCGCCTGCGTGATAGCGCGCACCGCGGCGCAGGCCCGCGACGCGCTGGATGAGATCGACGTCGACTACGAAGAGCTGCCGGTCGTGCTCGACCTCGAAGAGGCCTTCACCGACGAGGTGCTCGCCCAGCCCTCGCTGGGCACGAACCTGTCGGCGCGCTGGGTGTTCGACTCCGCCCAGGCCGGCACCGGCGGCGACGCCGAGAAGGCACTGGCCGACAGTGAGGTCGTGCTCGAGCGCACGTACTACCAGCAGCGGCTGATCCCGGCGTTCATGGAGCCGCGTTCCACGGTCGTGGACCCCACCGGCGATCAGCTCACGATGTGGTCGGCCACGCAGGTGCCGCACATCCTGAAGCTCATGCTGTCGCTGGCCCTCGGCATCCCGGAATCGAAAGTGCGGGTGATCGCGCCCGACGTGGGCGGAGGGTTCGGCGGCAAGCTGGCAGTGACGACCGAAGAGTTCATCACCGTGCTGGCGGCCCGCCACACCGGCAAGCCGTGCAAGTACACCGAGACCCGCACCGAATCGCTGATGGGCGCCCACCACGGCAGGGCCCAGGTGCAGCGCATCAAGGTCGGCGCGAAGCGCGACGGCACTGTCACGGCGCTCAGCGTGAACCTGCTGGCCGACATGGGCGCGTACCAGAGCCTGATCGGCGGCGGCATCCCGATCCTCGGGGCGTTCATGTTCAACGCGATCTACAAGTTCCCCGCATATCGGTTCGAATGCAACAACCTGTTCACGAACAAGGTCGTCACCGGCGCCTACCGCGGTGCGGGCCGCCCCGAGGCGACGTACGCGATTGAACGGGCGATGGACGATCTGGCGGCCGAGCTGGGCATGGACCCGATCGAGCTGCGGCGCAAGAACTGGATCCGGCACGAGGAGTTCCCGTTCACGACCGTCGCCGGCCTCGAGTATGACTCGGGCAACTACGAGGCGGCCACCGACAAGGCGCTGGAGATGTTCGGCTACGACGCGCTGCGGGCCGAGCAGAAGGAGCGTCGCGAGTCCGGGGACGTCGTGCAGCTGGGCATCGGCGTGTCCACCTACACCGAGATGTGCGGTCTCGCCCCCTCGCGCGTCCTGGGGTCGCTGGACTACGCCGCCGGCGGCTGGGAGCACGCGCAGGTGCGGATCCTGCCCACCGGTCAGGTCGAGGTGGTCACCGGCATCAGCCCGCACGGGCAGGGCCATGAGACCTCGTACAGCCAGATCGTCGCCGACCGGCTGGGCGTGGCCTTCGACGACGTCATCATCCTGCACGGCGACACGCAGGTGGCGCAGAAGGGCATGGACACGTATGGCTCGCGGTCACTGGTGGTCGGCGGCATGGCGGTGGTGGCCGCGGCCGACAAGGTGATCGAGAAGGCCAAGACGGTCGCCGCTCACCTGCTGGAGGCCAACCGCGACGACATCGAGTTCGCCGACGGACGGTTCGGTGTGAAGGGGACCGACGCGGGGATGACGCTCGCCGAGATCGCGTTCGCGACGTTCGCCGCGCACAACATGCCCGACGGGTTCGAACCGAGTCTGGACTCGGACGCGACGTTCGACCCGGTGAACTTCAACTTCCCGCACGGGACGCACCTGGCGGCCATCGAGGTCGACACCGAGACCGGTCGTGTGAAGCTGCGCAACTACGTGTGCGTCGACGACATCGGCAACGTCATCAACCCGCTGCTGGTGGACGGCCAGGTGCACGGCGGCCTCGCCCAGGGCATCTCGCAGGCGCTGTTCGAAGAGGCGGTGTACGACGACGCGGGCACGCTGGTGTCGGGGTCGTTCGTCGACTACCTGCTGCCCAGCGCCGCCGATCTGCCCTCGTTCACGACGGCGCGCACGGTCACCCCGGCCCTGACCAACGCCCTCGGAGTCAAGGGCGTGGGCGAGGCGGGGACCATCGCCTCGACGCCGGCCATCATCAACGGCATCGTCGACGCGCTGCGGCCGTACGGCGTCGGCGACATCCACATGCCCGCCACACCGGCGCGGGTCTGGCATGCCATCCAAGACGCGAGAGCCGATACCGGCTCACCGGCCGAGACGACGACGGGAGGTGCGTCATGA
- a CDS encoding (2Fe-2S)-binding protein yields MARRTITVTVDGTTYTDDVEPRMLLVQYLREVLGKTGTLIGCDTSNCGACTVHLDGMSVKSCTMLAVQADGREVTTIEGIADGDTLHPMQQAFHEHHALQCGFCTPGMIMESIDLLNEHPDPDEQTIREGLEGNLCRCTGYHNIVRAVQAAAHADAGEKATEMVEEPA; encoded by the coding sequence ATGGCGCGCAGGACAATCACCGTGACGGTGGACGGGACGACCTACACCGACGATGTCGAGCCGAGAATGCTGCTTGTGCAGTATCTGCGGGAGGTGCTCGGCAAGACCGGGACGCTGATCGGCTGCGACACCAGCAACTGCGGCGCCTGCACGGTGCATCTGGACGGAATGAGCGTCAAGAGCTGCACGATGCTGGCCGTGCAGGCCGACGGGCGAGAGGTCACCACGATCGAGGGGATCGCCGACGGCGACACGCTGCATCCCATGCAGCAGGCCTTCCACGAGCACCACGCTCTGCAGTGCGGCTTCTGCACACCCGGCATGATCATGGAGTCCATCGACCTGCTGAACGAGCATCCCGATCCCGACGAGCAGACGATCCGCGAAGGGCTGGAAGGCAACCTCTGTCGGTGCACGGGCTATCACAACATCGTGCGCGCGGTGCAGGCGGCCGCGCACGCCGACGCGGGGGAGAAGGCCACCGAGATGGTTGAGGAGCCGGCATGA
- a CDS encoding XdhC family protein, translating to MREILADLRESWQTGQTIGVGTVVQTIRSAPRPPGASMMVTEDGTVSGSVSGGCVEGALYELCQEVADSGVPVLQRYGFSDDDAFAVGLTCGGIIDVFVEPVSQTAFPDFDDVAADIAAGRPVAVATVIEHADPAFLGRRLVVRPDRVTGTLGVDRIDEAVADDVRGVLASGATSVLTYGLAGERMESGMRVFAASFQPKPRMIVFGAIDFAAAVARQGALLGFHVTVCDARSVFATRARFPGADEVIVSWPHTYLQAEVDAGRIDTRTVICVLTHDPKFDVPVLQVALRLRGGQEPAFIGAMGSRKTHEDRLVRLEEAGLEPDDLSRLISPIGLDLGGRTPEETAVSIAAQIIGRRWDGTNVPLNETGRRVHQGADG from the coding sequence GTGCGTGAGATCCTCGCTGATCTGCGCGAGAGCTGGCAGACGGGCCAGACCATCGGCGTGGGCACGGTCGTGCAGACGATCCGCTCGGCGCCGCGCCCGCCGGGCGCATCGATGATGGTGACCGAAGACGGCACGGTGTCGGGGTCGGTGTCGGGAGGGTGCGTCGAGGGCGCGCTGTATGAGCTGTGCCAGGAAGTCGCCGACTCCGGTGTGCCGGTTCTGCAGCGATACGGGTTCAGCGACGACGACGCTTTCGCCGTGGGCCTGACCTGCGGCGGCATCATCGACGTGTTCGTCGAGCCGGTGTCGCAGACCGCCTTCCCCGACTTCGACGACGTGGCCGCCGACATCGCCGCAGGCCGCCCGGTCGCGGTCGCCACCGTCATCGAGCATGCTGATCCCGCCTTCCTCGGGCGGCGCCTGGTGGTGCGCCCCGACCGCGTCACCGGGACGCTCGGCGTGGACCGCATCGACGAGGCGGTCGCCGACGATGTGCGCGGAGTGCTGGCGTCGGGGGCGACGAGCGTGCTCACGTACGGCCTTGCCGGTGAGCGCATGGAGAGCGGAATGCGCGTGTTCGCGGCATCCTTCCAACCGAAGCCACGGATGATCGTGTTCGGCGCGATCGACTTCGCCGCGGCGGTGGCACGTCAAGGAGCGCTGCTCGGATTCCATGTCACCGTCTGCGACGCGCGATCGGTGTTCGCGACCCGGGCGCGCTTCCCCGGCGCCGACGAGGTCATCGTGTCGTGGCCGCACACCTACCTGCAGGCAGAGGTGGATGCCGGGCGCATCGACACGCGCACGGTCATCTGCGTGCTCACCCACGACCCGAAGTTCGACGTGCCCGTGCTGCAGGTGGCCCTGCGGCTGCGCGGTGGGCAGGAGCCCGCGTTCATCGGGGCCATGGGATCGCGCAAGACGCACGAAGACCGTCTGGTGCGGCTCGAGGAAGCAGGGCTCGAACCCGACGATCTGTCGCGGCTGATCAGCCCGATCGGGTTGGACCTGGGCGGGCGCACCCCCGAAGAGACGGCGGTCTCGATCGCCGCGCAGATCATCGGGCGCCGCTGGGACGGGACGAACGTGCCGCTGAACGAGACTGGCCGGCGCGTGCACCAGGGCGCCGACGGCTGA